The Streptomyces rimosus genomic interval CGGCCACCACGTCGTCCGCATCCTGTGGGCCTGCCACGTGGTGCACCACTCCAGCCAGAAGTTCAACTTCACCACCGCGCTCCGCCAGCCGTGGACCACCTGGACCGTCTGGCCGTTCTATGTGCCGATGATCGCCCTCGGCGTGCACCCGGCCGCGGTCGCGTTCTGCTCGTCGGCCAACCTCGTGTACCAGTTCTGGGTGCACACCGAGCGGGTCGGCAAGCTCCCCAGGCCCTTCGAGTTCGTCCTGAACACGCCCTCGCACCACCGGGTGCACCACGCCTCCCAGGGCGGCTACCTGGACCGCAACTTCGGCGGCATCCTCATCATTTGGGACCGGATGTTCGGCTCGTTCGTCCCGGAGACGGCGCGGCCGGTCTACGGGCTCACCAAGAACATCAACACCTTCAACCCGCTCCGCGTCGCCACCCACGAGTACGCGGCCATCGCCCGCGACATACGGGCGGCGGAGAGCTGGAGCGAGCGGGCGGGGCGGGTGTTCCGCGGACCGGGGTGGCAGCCGGCGCGACTTGCCGCGGGGAAGGCGGCCACGAAACCCGCGACCGCCGAGCGGCCCACGACCCCCGACCCCGCCAAGGAGCGCGTCGCGTGACGACCGCCG includes:
- a CDS encoding sterol desaturase family protein; amino-acid sequence: MPHLPDVVLWSVPAFVVLTVVEMVSYRLHPDEDAAGYEAKDAATSVGMGLGSLVFDALWKIPIVAIYSAIYTVTPLRVPVLWWTLPLMLLAQDFFYYWSHRGHHVVRILWACHVVHHSSQKFNFTTALRQPWTTWTVWPFYVPMIALGVHPAAVAFCSSANLVYQFWVHTERVGKLPRPFEFVLNTPSHHRVHHASQGGYLDRNFGGILIIWDRMFGSFVPETARPVYGLTKNINTFNPLRVATHEYAAIARDIRAAESWSERAGRVFRGPGWQPARLAAGKAATKPATAERPTTPDPAKERVA